The proteins below come from a single Natranaerofaba carboxydovora genomic window:
- the nirJ2 gene encoding putative heme d1 biosynthesis radical SAM protein NirJ2: protein MKLISWNTTRKCHLKCKHCYRDAGEKDNRELNFEEGKKLLDEIKESGFNIIIFSGGEPLLRDDIFDLVRHSKNIGLRPVFGTTGTTITREIARELKEAGALRMGISIDSKGPKLHDEFRQVEGSFDDAIKGMENCKAEGLEFQLNTTVVEQNYDEFEEITDLAVRLGAAAHHVFFLVPTGRAKDMEEEALRQKQYEKLLHRILNKQKEVDIELKPTCAPQFMRIADAKNMKMRFSRGCLAGLTYCCITPNGDVNPCPYLPVKVGNVLETSFTEIWNNSEMFNELRSEQLKGKCGICDYLEVCSGCRARAYYYSDGDYMAEDPWCSYKPR, encoded by the coding sequence ATGAAGTTAATTTCGTGGAATACCACACGAAAGTGTCACCTAAAATGTAAACACTGTTATAGAGATGCAGGTGAAAAGGATAATAGAGAGCTTAATTTCGAAGAGGGGAAAAAGCTCCTTGATGAGATTAAAGAGTCCGGGTTTAATATTATAATTTTTAGCGGTGGGGAGCCGTTATTACGAGATGACATTTTTGATTTGGTGAGACATTCTAAGAATATAGGGTTAAGGCCTGTTTTTGGTACAACTGGTACAACCATAACCAGGGAAATAGCAAGGGAGCTTAAAGAAGCCGGTGCTCTTAGAATGGGCATAAGCATAGATAGCAAAGGGCCCAAACTTCATGATGAATTTAGACAGGTAGAAGGAAGCTTTGATGATGCAATTAAAGGGATGGAAAACTGCAAAGCAGAAGGTTTGGAGTTTCAACTTAATACTACCGTTGTAGAACAAAATTATGACGAATTTGAGGAGATAACTGACCTTGCCGTTCGACTAGGTGCTGCGGCGCATCACGTTTTCTTTTTGGTTCCTACTGGAAGGGCGAAGGATATGGAAGAAGAGGCCCTTAGACAGAAGCAATACGAAAAACTTCTTCATAGAATCTTAAATAAGCAAAAAGAGGTTGATATAGAGCTAAAACCTACTTGTGCACCTCAGTTTATGAGGATAGCTGATGCTAAGAATATGAAGATGAGATTTAGCAGGGGTTGTCTTGCAGGTCTTACTTACTGCTGTATAACCCCAAATGGAGATGTTAACCCCTGTCCCTATTTGCCAGTTAAGGTTGGAAATGTACTTGAGACTTCTTTTACAGAAATATGGAATAATAGCGAGATGTTTAATGAACTAAGAAGTGAACAGTTAAAAGGAAAATGTGGGATATGTGATTATTTAGAAGTTTGCAGCGGTTGTAGAGCCAGGGCTTACTACTATAGTGATGGGGACTATATGGCAGAAGATCCCTGGTGTTCTTACAAGCCAAGATAA
- a CDS encoding AsnC family transcriptional regulator, with the protein MDEVDKDILNTIQAEFPIDSRPFLKVADKIGISEGEVIERIKSLKDRGYIRRIGGVFDSNKLGFKSTLVALRVTPGKLEEVARKVSSYKGVTHNYQREDYFNLWFTLVAEDENKLNSILDEIESFDGVEKLLDLPALRVFKIGLNLSVK; encoded by the coding sequence ATGGATGAGGTTGATAAAGATATATTAAATACTATTCAGGCAGAGTTTCCTATTGATAGTCGCCCCTTTTTGAAAGTTGCTGATAAAATAGGAATATCTGAGGGTGAAGTAATAGAAAGGATAAAGAGCTTAAAAGATAGAGGATATATAAGAAGAATAGGTGGGGTGTTTGACAGTAATAAATTGGGTTTTAAATCGACACTTGTAGCTTTGAGAGTTACTCCTGGGAAGCTTGAAGAAGTAGCCCGGAAGGTAAGCTCATACAAAGGAGTAACTCATAATTATCAGCGGGAGGATTATTTTAACCTTTGGTTTACTTTGGTGGCAGAAGACGAAAATAAGTTAAACAGTATTCTTGATGAAATTGAGAGTTTTGATGGTGTTGAAAAACTTCTTGATTTACCTGCCCTTAGGGTTTTTAAGATAGGGTTAAACCTGTCAGTGAAGTAG
- a CDS encoding Lrp/AsnC family transcriptional regulator, whose product MLNLEEIKKKIVSSLQGDIPIEKEPFKNIASELGLDEDELLVKLKEMKKEGTLRRVGAILRHREVGFEANAMVAWQVPDSKVDEVGKIMAGFEEASHVYLRPTYPDWPYNLFTMIHSTSKDECEKIINNMSEASGIEEYKYLYSTKEYKKTSMEYFNR is encoded by the coding sequence GTGTTAAACTTGGAAGAGATCAAAAAGAAAATTGTCTCAAGTCTTCAGGGAGATATCCCTATAGAAAAAGAACCTTTTAAAAATATTGCCAGTGAACTTGGGTTAGATGAAGATGAGCTTCTAGTGAAACTAAAAGAGATGAAGAAAGAAGGGACTTTAAGGCGTGTGGGAGCCATTTTGAGACATAGAGAAGTTGGCTTTGAAGCAAATGCTATGGTCGCCTGGCAGGTGCCAGACTCAAAAGTAGATGAAGTGGGAAAGATAATGGCAGGATTTGAAGAAGCAAGTCATGTTTATTTGAGACCAACTTACCCAGATTGGCCCTATAATTTATTTACTATGATACATTCTACTTCAAAGGATGAATGTGAGAAAATAATCAATAACATGTCTGAAGCTTCAGGTATAGAAGAATATAAATATTTATATAGCACCAAAGAATATAAGAAAACAAGCATGGAATACTTTAATAGGTAA
- the hemL gene encoding glutamate-1-semialdehyde 2,1-aminomutase gives MMKDERSRNMFEEAKKMIPGGVNSPARAFSSVGRPPLFLKKGEGSKVVCEDGNEFIDYVASYGPLILGHSHPRIVEALKKQVEEGTGFGSPTELENEMAELVIGAVPSIEVVRMVNSGTEATMSALRLARGYTGRNKIVKLTGCYHGHSDSLLIKAGSGVTTLGLPDSPGVPVSVAENTITAPYNDLETMKKIFEEHGDDIAGVILEPVAGNIGVIPPKEGYLEGMRDLTTDYGSLLIFDEVMTGFRVAYGGAQERYGVTPDLTCLGKVIGGGLPVGAYGGKKEIMEMIAPAGSIYQAGTLSGNPIAMTAGVETLKILKEEGTYDKLEEKSQKLEKGLREVAEETDAPVFMTRVGTMLGMYFTRDEVYDFESASKADDSLFSKYFNKMLEEGIYLAPSQYEAMFMSLVHSDQDIDKTIEAAKKAFQSLT, from the coding sequence TTGATGAAAGACGAAAGATCAAGGAATATGTTTGAAGAAGCTAAAAAAATGATACCAGGAGGAGTTAACAGCCCTGCCAGGGCATTTAGCTCTGTTGGAAGACCACCCCTTTTTTTGAAAAAGGGAGAAGGGTCTAAGGTAGTCTGTGAAGATGGGAATGAATTTATTGATTATGTAGCTTCTTATGGTCCGCTAATCCTTGGACACTCACATCCAAGAATTGTGGAAGCCTTAAAAAAGCAGGTAGAAGAAGGCACAGGATTTGGCTCACCTACAGAGCTAGAAAATGAAATGGCAGAGTTAGTTATAGGTGCAGTACCTTCAATAGAAGTCGTTAGAATGGTAAACTCGGGAACAGAAGCTACCATGAGTGCATTGAGGTTGGCAAGAGGTTATACAGGTAGAAATAAAATAGTGAAGCTAACTGGTTGCTATCATGGTCATTCGGATAGTCTTCTAATAAAAGCAGGTTCTGGTGTTACTACATTAGGTCTGCCCGATAGTCCGGGTGTACCTGTTAGTGTTGCAGAAAATACTATAACAGCACCATATAATGACTTAGAAACTATGAAGAAAATCTTTGAAGAACATGGAGATGATATTGCAGGCGTTATTCTAGAGCCTGTAGCGGGTAATATTGGTGTTATACCTCCTAAAGAAGGATATTTGGAGGGCATGAGAGATTTGACCACTGATTATGGCTCTTTACTTATATTTGATGAGGTTATGACAGGATTTAGGGTAGCGTATGGTGGAGCCCAGGAAAGATATGGCGTAACCCCTGACCTTACATGTCTCGGTAAAGTTATAGGTGGAGGACTTCCTGTTGGAGCTTATGGAGGCAAAAAAGAGATCATGGAAATGATAGCACCAGCCGGTTCCATATATCAGGCAGGTACATTGTCTGGTAATCCAATAGCTATGACTGCAGGAGTAGAAACACTTAAAATATTAAAAGAAGAAGGTACTTATGATAAGTTAGAAGAAAAGAGTCAAAAACTTGAGAAAGGCCTTAGGGAAGTGGCAGAAGAGACGGATGCTCCAGTATTTATGACAAGAGTGGGTACAATGCTTGGTATGTATTTTACTCGTGATGAGGTCTATGATTTTGAATCCGCTTCAAAAGCTGATGACAGCTTGTTCTCAAAATATTTTAATAAGATGCTAGAAGAGGGGATCTACCTTGCTCCAAGTCAGTATGAGGCAATGTTTATGTCTTTAGTACATTCTGATCAAGATATCGACAAGACTATTGAAGCAGCGAAGAAAGCTTTTCAGAGCTTGACATAA
- a CDS encoding 3-hydroxybutyryl-CoA dehydrogenase, producing the protein MEIKKVGVMGAGQMGAGIAQVAAQTGCEVVLRDVKEEFVEKGLAGIKKNLERSVQKERITEDEKNETLSRISTTLEVKDASDCDLIVEAIIEDLGIKQDLFKELDEYVKPEGILASNTSSCPITDIAAATNRPEKVIGMHFMNPVPVMKLVEIINGLATDENTYKIVEETAKKMNKTPVCVNDYPGFVSNRVLLPMINEAVYCLMEGVASEEDIDTVMKLGMNHPMGPLTLADLIGLDTCLSILNVLYEGLGDPKYRPCPLLKKYVSAGWVGKKVGRGFYKYE; encoded by the coding sequence ATGGAGATCAAAAAAGTTGGTGTAATGGGTGCTGGGCAGATGGGCGCTGGAATAGCCCAGGTTGCTGCACAAACAGGATGTGAAGTTGTACTTAGAGATGTAAAGGAAGAATTTGTTGAAAAAGGTCTTGCGGGGATTAAGAAAAACCTGGAAAGATCAGTTCAAAAAGAAAGAATTACAGAAGATGAAAAAAACGAGACATTATCTAGAATAAGTACTACTCTAGAAGTAAAAGATGCCTCGGACTGTGACCTTATTGTTGAAGCTATTATTGAAGATTTAGGGATAAAACAGGACTTGTTCAAAGAATTAGATGAGTACGTTAAGCCAGAAGGAATTTTGGCATCTAATACTTCATCCTGTCCGATTACTGACATAGCTGCAGCTACTAACCGTCCAGAAAAAGTTATAGGGATGCATTTCATGAATCCAGTACCTGTAATGAAATTAGTAGAGATAATTAATGGACTTGCTACAGACGAAAATACTTATAAAATAGTTGAAGAAACTGCTAAAAAAATGAACAAAACGCCTGTATGTGTAAATGATTATCCGGGTTTTGTTTCAAATAGAGTTTTGCTGCCTATGATCAACGAAGCTGTTTACTGCTTGATGGAAGGTGTTGCATCTGAAGAGGATATTGATACAGTAATGAAGCTTGGTATGAATCATCCAATGGGTCCTCTAACTTTAGCTGATTTGATCGGACTTGATACCTGCTTATCAATACTAAACGTATTGTACGAAGGCCTTGGAGATCCTAAATATCGCCCATGTCCACTGCTTAAAAAGTATGTAAGCGCAGGATGGGTTGGTAAAAAAGTAGGCCGTGGATTTTACAAATATGAATAG
- a CDS encoding enoyl-CoA hydratase-related protein, whose amino-acid sequence MSELINAKVQNGIAWIEINRPKALNALNFQVLSEFANCLDNLKKDKSVRAVIIKGAGDKAFVAGADIGEMKDMSPKEAKEFSKKGQEVFMEIENFPVPTIALINGYALGGGCELAISCDMRIASDNARLGTPEITLGVIPGFGGTKRLTRVVGDAFAKELMFTGRMMKADEALERGLVNRVVSGEELESEGEKLASEIADKSGVVMSILKEVSTKQSELTAEQGMLIESSAFSVCFSTEDQTEGMNAFLSKRKPEFKHQ is encoded by the coding sequence ATGTCAGAACTTATAAATGCCAAAGTTCAAAATGGTATTGCTTGGATAGAGATTAACAGGCCCAAAGCCCTTAATGCTCTGAATTTTCAGGTACTTAGTGAATTTGCAAACTGTCTTGACAATCTTAAAAAAGATAAAAGCGTAAGGGCAGTGATAATAAAAGGTGCTGGAGATAAGGCTTTTGTCGCAGGTGCTGATATAGGTGAGATGAAAGATATGTCACCTAAAGAGGCTAAAGAGTTTTCTAAGAAAGGCCAGGAAGTATTTATGGAGATAGAAAATTTTCCTGTGCCTACCATAGCACTGATTAATGGTTATGCACTTGGAGGAGGTTGTGAGCTTGCAATTTCGTGTGACATGAGAATTGCATCTGACAATGCCAGGCTTGGAACACCTGAAATAACCCTTGGTGTAATCCCTGGGTTTGGAGGTACTAAGAGGTTAACTAGAGTTGTTGGAGATGCATTTGCTAAAGAATTAATGTTTACAGGCAGAATGATGAAAGCTGACGAAGCCCTTGAAAGAGGGCTTGTAAATAGAGTTGTATCTGGTGAAGAATTAGAAAGTGAAGGAGAAAAATTAGCCAGCGAAATAGCCGATAAAAGTGGGGTAGTAATGAGTATACTGAAAGAAGTTTCAACTAAGCAGTCAGAACTTACTGCTGAACAGGGAATGTTAATAGAATCTAGTGCATTTTCTGTTTGTTTTTCTACTGAAGATCAAACAGAAGGTATGAATGCTTTTCTTTCAAAAAGAAAACCTGAGTTTAAACACCAATAG
- the cobO gene encoding cob(I)yrinic acid a,c-diamide adenosyltransferase translates to MQGDKKLGTVQIYTGNGKGKTTAALGLCLRNLGHNHKVFVLQFMKGSERYGEFKMSKKLEGLEVKQIGRDEFVKREDPDPRDVELAREGYEIAKEKVQSGEYDLIVLDEIIIAVDFGLIELGELKELIKNKPKELELVLTGRYAHKDIIDMADLVTEVKDVKHHFDNGVEARQGVEY, encoded by the coding sequence ATGCAGGGAGATAAGAAGTTAGGTACTGTTCAAATATATACAGGAAACGGAAAAGGTAAAACTACTGCTGCCCTTGGTTTGTGCCTTAGGAATCTAGGGCATAACCATAAGGTTTTTGTGCTTCAGTTTATGAAAGGTAGTGAAAGATACGGGGAATTTAAAATGTCTAAAAAACTTGAAGGCCTTGAAGTAAAGCAAATTGGAAGAGATGAATTTGTTAAAAGAGAAGATCCAGATCCCCGTGATGTTGAACTTGCAAGAGAAGGATACGAAATCGCAAAGGAAAAAGTACAAAGTGGTGAGTATGATTTAATTGTATTGGATGAGATAATAATTGCAGTAGATTTTGGGCTAATAGAGCTAGGTGAGCTAAAAGAGCTAATAAAAAATAAACCAAAAGAGCTAGAGTTAGTTCTTACTGGCAGATATGCTCATAAAGATATTATAGATATGGCTGATTTGGTAACAGAGGTTAAAGATGTCAAACACCATTTTGATAATGGTGTAGAGGCCAGGCAGGGGGTTGAATATTGA
- the meaB gene encoding methylmalonyl Co-A mutase-associated GTPase MeaB — protein sequence MRSEIINTNIHWEDPRSVARAISLVERRDESLEELMEKVYPKTGSAHIIGITGAPGAGKSSLVNQLVKNWRSKDLKIGIIAVDPSSPFSGGAILGDRIRMQEHSMDPGVYIRSMASRGSLGGVSAATRETISILDSAGYDILIIETVGVGQSEVDIVKMADTNIVVLTPAGGDSIQTMKAGIMEIGDIFVINKSDLPGSRKMQREVEVMLESFSEEGVEYIPPVVQTAATGDTGIEELTGKISEHQEYLKSSKRWEELRKKRSRDHVVELVKDNLMNKIEKEMFKRQEGTLMNQVEKREIPPHKAAREIVEDMTAD from the coding sequence ATGAGATCAGAGATTATTAATACTAATATACATTGGGAAGACCCAAGGAGTGTGGCAAGAGCTATAAGCCTTGTTGAAAGAAGAGATGAATCATTAGAAGAATTAATGGAAAAAGTTTATCCAAAAACAGGTAGTGCTCATATTATAGGAATCACTGGTGCCCCCGGAGCTGGCAAAAGTTCACTTGTAAATCAATTGGTTAAAAACTGGCGTAGTAAAGATTTAAAGATAGGCATTATTGCAGTAGATCCTTCTAGCCCTTTTAGTGGTGGAGCTATACTGGGCGATAGGATAAGAATGCAAGAGCATTCGATGGATCCTGGTGTTTATATTAGAAGTATGGCCAGCAGGGGCAGTTTGGGTGGTGTTAGTGCTGCAACAAGAGAAACTATCTCTATATTAGACTCAGCAGGATATGATATTTTGATTATAGAGACTGTTGGTGTAGGGCAAAGTGAAGTAGATATAGTAAAGATGGCTGATACTAATATTGTCGTCTTAACTCCCGCCGGGGGAGACAGTATACAAACAATGAAAGCGGGAATCATGGAAATCGGAGATATATTTGTGATTAATAAATCTGACTTACCTGGTTCAAGAAAAATGCAAAGAGAGGTTGAAGTTATGCTTGAGTCTTTTTCTGAAGAGGGTGTGGAGTATATCCCGCCTGTGGTCCAGACTGCTGCAACAGGGGATACTGGAATTGAAGAATTAACCGGGAAAATATCTGAACACCAGGAATACCTGAAATCATCTAAAAGATGGGAAGAACTTAGGAAAAAGAGGTCAAGAGATCATGTAGTAGAGCTTGTTAAAGACAATCTAATGAATAAGATTGAAAAAGAAATGTTTAAAAGGCAAGAAGGAACTTTAATGAACCAGGTTGAAAAGAGAGAGATTCCTCCCCATAAAGCTGCCAGGGAAATAGTTGAAGATATGACAGCGGATTAA
- a CDS encoding SoxR reducing system RseC family protein, protein MVNAAGTNQSENKGQVAKVISLSGTKATVKVQRHTSCRKCGACNLGIVSNTEKSIEVENTLNVHEGDYVMLGIKSGAVLSASFILYLIPLLTFLAGLVIGNIWGEELGMNPDVLSIILGVTFLVLTFFVIYIYDKRIREEDNKFKPYITRIVNEDEVEELVGEDAGENEGEDDCH, encoded by the coding sequence ATGGTGAATGCTGCAGGTACAAATCAAAGTGAAAACAAGGGCCAGGTTGCAAAAGTTATCTCTCTTTCGGGTACTAAAGCTACTGTAAAAGTACAAAGACATACTTCTTGTAGAAAATGTGGAGCTTGCAACTTGGGGATTGTTAGTAATACAGAGAAATCAATTGAAGTAGAAAACACCCTAAATGTTCATGAGGGCGACTATGTGATGTTAGGTATTAAAAGTGGAGCTGTACTATCTGCTTCTTTCATATTATATTTAATTCCACTTTTAACTTTTCTTGCCGGACTTGTTATAGGCAACATATGGGGAGAAGAACTCGGGATGAACCCTGACGTGCTTAGTATAATATTAGGAGTAACATTTTTGGTTCTTACTTTTTTTGTCATTTATATTTATGATAAAAGAATACGTGAAGAAGACAATAAATTTAAACCATATATAACAAGGATAGTAAATGAAGATGAAGTAGAAGAGTTAGTTGGAGAAGATGCTGGAGAAAATGAGGGAGAAGATGATTGTCACTAA
- the lysA gene encoding diaminopimelate decarboxylase, whose product MFFPGTIGQNEKGKLEIGSCDVLKLVEEHGTPLNVLDEKQIRENCRSYSNAFKDNYDDYQVIYAGKAFLNRSICKIMDEEGLGLDVVSGGELYTAIKAQFPTEKIYFHGNNKSKDELELAIDNDVGRIVVDNFYELELLEELCRIKNKAADVYIRITPGIEAHTHDYIKTGMEDSKFGFNITDDGVWEVIDRINNIDVIQLKGLHCHIGSQIFDKEPFKLAAKTMMDLILKIKQNYGLELRELDLGGGIGIRYTGEEKVEVISEFVEMVTKTVKDFAKENDIKAPKLMLEPGRSIIGEAGIMLYTIGSIKEIKGIRKYVSVDGGMSDNIRPALYSAEYTALLANKLDWPKEEKVTIAGKACESGDILIENIELPKVESGDILAMLSCGAYTYSMANNYNLLPRPAVVMVKDGKSHVIIERETYEDLLSKDTFLREACK is encoded by the coding sequence ATGTTTTTTCCAGGAACTATAGGTCAAAATGAAAAAGGAAAGTTAGAGATTGGAAGCTGTGACGTACTAAAATTAGTTGAAGAACACGGGACTCCACTAAATGTATTGGATGAAAAGCAAATAAGAGAAAACTGTAGAAGTTATAGTAATGCTTTTAAGGACAACTATGATGATTACCAGGTAATTTATGCGGGCAAGGCTTTTCTTAACAGGTCTATTTGCAAAATAATGGATGAAGAAGGGCTTGGGTTGGATGTTGTTTCAGGAGGAGAGTTATATACAGCAATAAAAGCACAATTTCCTACAGAAAAAATATATTTTCATGGTAATAACAAATCTAAGGATGAATTAGAGTTAGCAATTGATAACGATGTTGGCAGAATTGTGGTTGATAATTTTTATGAGCTAGAGCTACTTGAAGAGTTGTGTCGAATAAAGAATAAAGCTGCTGATGTTTATATTAGGATAACTCCTGGAATTGAAGCTCATACTCATGATTATATAAAAACAGGTATGGAAGATTCAAAGTTTGGTTTCAATATAACAGATGATGGGGTTTGGGAAGTTATAGATAGGATTAATAATATAGATGTAATTCAATTGAAGGGGCTGCATTGTCATATTGGTTCTCAAATATTTGACAAGGAACCTTTTAAACTAGCTGCTAAAACCATGATGGATTTAATTTTAAAAATAAAACAAAATTATGGATTAGAGCTAAGAGAACTGGATTTGGGCGGAGGTATAGGAATAAGATATACTGGTGAAGAAAAAGTAGAAGTAATAAGTGAGTTTGTAGAGATGGTAACAAAAACAGTTAAGGATTTTGCAAAAGAAAATGATATAAAAGCACCTAAGCTGATGCTAGAGCCAGGGCGTTCTATAATAGGCGAAGCAGGTATAATGCTGTATACTATAGGTTCAATCAAGGAGATTAAAGGGATAAGGAAGTATGTCTCAGTAGATGGTGGTATGAGTGATAATATTAGACCTGCATTATATAGTGCTGAATATACAGCCCTTTTGGCTAATAAGCTAGACTGGCCAAAGGAAGAAAAAGTTACTATAGCAGGTAAAGCATGTGAGTCAGGGGATATTCTAATAGAAAATATTGAACTGCCTAAAGTAGAGTCAGGGGATATTCTGGCAATGCTTAGCTGTGGTGCCTATACTTATTCAATGGCAAATAATTATAACCTTTTGCCAAGGCCAGCAGTGGTTATGGTTAAAGATGGCAAGTCACATGTAATTATAGAAAGAGAGACATATGAAGATCTACTATCTAAAGATACTTTTCTGCGGGAGGCATGTAAATAA
- the dapF gene encoding diaminopimelate epimerase, giving the protein MKFTKMHGLGNDFIILDYLERSLPENYDWGKLSEKVCKRGFGVGADGLVLISRDDNQTYSMRIFNSDGSEAEMCGNAVRCIGKYLYEAKGIKKDTLVITTKGGSKKLKIIKNDDIVKEVEVNMGRPILDSKDIPMSGASRNVIGEKVETPYGSFEITAVSMGNPHAVIFCDDFDDELINNLGPYIEKHDLFPNGTNVEFVKVHNQEEITVKVWERGAGRTYACGTGACGALAASALNGYTGNSAKVNLPGGSLNIKWAKDESGDIYMSGKAEFVYTGNLRPEFW; this is encoded by the coding sequence ATGAAATTTACTAAGATGCATGGACTTGGTAACGATTTTATAATACTTGACTATTTAGAGCGCTCGCTTCCAGAAAACTATGATTGGGGCAAGCTGTCAGAGAAAGTATGTAAAAGAGGCTTTGGTGTAGGTGCAGATGGTTTAGTACTGATATCTAGGGATGATAATCAAACGTATAGTATGAGGATTTTTAATTCTGATGGAAGCGAAGCAGAGATGTGCGGCAATGCAGTTCGCTGTATTGGAAAGTACTTGTATGAAGCTAAGGGAATAAAAAAAGATACCCTGGTAATAACAACAAAAGGTGGAAGTAAAAAGCTTAAAATAATAAAAAATGATGATATTGTTAAAGAGGTTGAAGTTAATATGGGTAGGCCTATATTAGACAGCAAAGATATACCCATGAGTGGAGCATCTAGAAATGTTATTGGTGAAAAAGTAGAGACTCCATATGGTAGCTTTGAAATAACAGCAGTGTCAATGGGTAACCCTCATGCTGTGATCTTCTGTGATGATTTTGATGATGAGCTAATAAATAATTTGGGCCCATATATTGAAAAACATGATTTATTTCCTAATGGTACAAATGTAGAGTTTGTAAAAGTTCATAATCAAGAAGAGATTACTGTAAAAGTCTGGGAAAGAGGTGCTGGTAGAACATATGCTTGCGGAACAGGCGCTTGTGGGGCCCTTGCTGCATCAGCTCTAAATGGCTATACTGGTAATAGTGCTAAGGTAAATCTTCCTGGAGGGTCACTGAATATAAAGTGGGCTAAGGATGAAAGTGGTGACATATATATGAGTGGGAAAGCTGAATTTGTGTACACAGGTAATTTGAGACCTGAATTCTGGTAA
- a CDS encoding LL-diaminopimelate aminotransferase codes for MKPAKRIEKLPPYLFAEIDKKVAEAEKNGVDVIRLGIGDPDMSTPEFIIDRMISEVKRPENHKYPSYVGLDEYREAVSKYYDKRFGVDIDKDKEVVSLIGSKEGIAHISQCFVDPGDINLVPDPGYPVYGIGTMFAGGESYKMPLKKENDFLPDLSKIPEDVAKKAKIMFLNYPNNPTAAIATEEFFKDVVEFCKKYNILVCHDSAYTEIGFDGYKAPSFLETEGAKDIGIEFGSLSKAFNMTGWRIGYAVGNEFALEALGRFKTNVDSGVFQAVQLAAVEGLLNGEDSVNELNKIYEKRRDKIVETLKKVGINVEAPKASFYVWAPVPEGYTASEFTTRVLEETGVVVTPGVGFGEYGEGFFRISLTVDENRLEEAMERIGSQLSL; via the coding sequence ATGAAACCTGCAAAAAGGATTGAAAAACTACCACCGTATTTATTCGCGGAAATTGACAAAAAAGTAGCAGAAGCAGAGAAGAATGGTGTTGATGTTATAAGGCTAGGTATTGGAGATCCAGATATGTCAACACCTGAATTTATAATTGATAGGATGATATCAGAAGTTAAACGTCCTGAAAACCATAAGTATCCATCTTATGTTGGTCTAGACGAATATAGAGAAGCTGTTAGTAAGTATTATGATAAGCGTTTCGGAGTAGACATTGACAAGGATAAGGAAGTTGTATCGCTTATTGGATCAAAAGAAGGAATAGCACATATATCTCAATGTTTTGTTGATCCAGGAGATATAAACCTTGTACCTGATCCAGGTTACCCTGTTTATGGTATAGGGACAATGTTTGCCGGTGGAGAAAGCTACAAGATGCCTTTGAAAAAAGAGAATGACTTTTTGCCTGACTTATCCAAGATACCAGAAGATGTAGCTAAGAAAGCTAAAATTATGTTTTTGAACTACCCCAACAACCCAACAGCTGCAATTGCAACAGAGGAGTTTTTTAAAGATGTTGTAGAGTTTTGTAAGAAGTATAATATTCTAGTTTGCCACGATTCTGCTTATACTGAAATCGGATTTGATGGTTATAAAGCTCCAAGTTTCTTGGAGACAGAAGGTGCAAAAGATATAGGGATTGAATTTGGATCTTTATCAAAAGCTTTTAACATGACAGGTTGGAGAATAGGTTATGCTGTTGGAAATGAATTTGCCCTTGAAGCCCTTGGACGTTTCAAAACAAATGTGGACTCGGGAGTTTTTCAAGCAGTTCAACTAGCTGCAGTGGAAGGATTGTTAAATGGTGAGGATAGCGTAAATGAGTTAAATAAAATTTATGAGAAAAGAAGAGATAAAATTGTAGAAACCTTGAAAAAAGTAGGTATAAATGTAGAGGCTCCAAAAGCTTCGTTCTATGTCTGGGCGCCTGTGCCTGAAGGATATACTGCTTCAGAATTTACTACAAGAGTGCTAGAAGAAACAGGTGTTGTAGTAACTCCTGGAGTAGGGTTTGGAGAATATGGAGAAGGGTTCTTTAGAATTTCGCTGACTGTGGATGAAAATAGATTAGAAGAGGCAATGGAAAGGATAGGTTCGCAGCTAAGCCTGTAA